The following coding sequences are from one Gadus macrocephalus chromosome 3, ASM3116895v1 window:
- the pi4k2a gene encoding phosphatidylinositol 4-kinase type 2-alpha isoform X1, which yields MDETSPLVSPLRDSNEFNYCPTEPTSPRGSLGSTPGSVVRIPPGSPGRSRERQPLLDRDRGGSPREPHKNDFPEDPEFREIIRNTERAIDEGIYPERIYQGSSGSYFVKDTQGKIIGVFKPKNEEPYGQLNPKWTKWLQKLCCPCCFGRDCLVLNQGYLSEAGASLVDQKLELNIVPRTKVVYLASETFNYSAIDRVKSRGKKLALEKVPKVGQRFHRIGLPPKVGSFQVFVDSYKDADFWLRRFEADPLPENTNRLLQLQFERLVVLDYIIRNTGKGNDNWLLKYDCPMDSVGNRDTDWVVVKDAIIMLAAIDNGLAFPLKHPDSWRAYPFYWAWLSQAKVPFSQEIRELVLPKLSDPNFIKDLEEDLYELFKKDPGFDRGQFHKQVAVMRGQILNLCQALKDGKSPLQLVQMPPVMVETARAPQRANSESYTQSFQSRRPFFTWW from the exons ATGGACGAGACAAGTCCACTCGTCTCTCCTCTTCGTGACTCAAATGAATTCAACTACTGTCCAACAGAGCCCACCAGTCCTCGGGGTTCCTTAGGAAGTACGCCGGGATCTGTTGTGCGCATTCCGCCTGGAAGTCCCGGGCGCAGCCGAGAGAGACAGCCGCTACTTGACCGAGACCGCGGTGGTTCCCCTCGTGAACCACACAAAAACGATTTTCCAGAGGACCCTGAATTCAGAGAAATAATACGAAATACTGAACGTGCAATTGACGAGGGGATATATCCAGAACGAATATATCAGGGATCAAGTGGGAGTTATTTCGTTAAAGATACCCAAGGG AAGATCATCGGTGTGTTCAAACCTAAGAACGAGGAGCCCTATGGACAGCTGAACCCCAAATGGACCAAATGGCTGCAGAAACTTTGCTGCCCCTGCTGTTTTGGCCGGGACTGTTTGGTCCTCAACCAGGGCTACCTTTCTGAAGCAGGGGCCAGCCTGGTTGACCAGAAACTAGAGCTCAACATTGTTCCTAGGACCAAG GTGGTCTACTTGGCCAGTGAAACGTTTAACTACAGTGCCATAGACAGAGTCAAATCCCGGGGAAAGAAATTGGCCCTAGAGAAGGTGCCTAAAGTTGGACAGCGCTTCCACAGGATTGGACTGCCACCCAAG GTCGGCTCTTTCCAGGTTTTCGTGGACAGCTACAAGGACGCAGACTTCTGGCTGCGGAGGTTTGAAGCCGATCCCCTGCCTGAGAACACTAACCGTCTGCTGCAGCTGCAGTTTGAGCGGCTGGTCGTCCTTGACTACATCATCCGAAACACAGGCAA GGGAAACGACAACTGGCTGCTGAAGTATGACTGCCCAATGGACTCTGTCGGTAATAGG GACACAGATTGGGTGGTGGTCAAGGACGCCATCATCATGCTGGCCGCCATAGACAACGGCCTCGCCTTCCCCTTAAAACACCCCGACTCCTGGAGAGCCT ACCCCTTCTACTGGGCATGGCTTTCCCAGGCCAAGGTTCCCTTCTCACAGGAGATCAGAGAACTGGTTCTGCCAAAGCTTTCTGACCCCAACTTCATCAAAGACCTGGAGGAGGATCTATACGAGTTGTTCAAG aaAGATCCAGGTTTTGACAGAGGACAGTTCCACAAGCAAGTCGCCGTAATGAGGGGCCAG ATCCTCAATCTGTGTCAGGCGCTGAAGGACGGCAAAAGCCCCCTCCAGCTGGTCCAGATGCCCCCGGTGATGGTGGAGACGGCACGGGCGCCCCAGAGAGCCAACAGCGAGTCATACACACAGAGCTTCCAGAGCAGGAGGCCCTTCTTCACCTGGTGGTGA
- the gprc5bb gene encoding G protein-coupled receptor, class C, group 5, member Bb, which yields MAVHAAVFCLVCLISCGSSSSSSSSSSHVPPPPRGCGVDVDPPYRVLCDLDSVWGVVLEAVACGGVLTSLVLSVVLMVKLRWICDTDRRSGMGPLLLLLITLTGLFSLSLAYLVGKNQALCVVRRALWGPLFALCFSCLLVQGLRLRKLVAGKASPAGRSLAGLGAAIALVQGIISGEWVLLTVVREGHPACDYPPVDFALTCVYTLGLLLVAMGLSLGVVLCGGEMEPSGREEADRIAEDEKKRWRCNGVWLFLSCLASALLWVAWLGFYLYGNPALRARGRAERSGSGGRKGGSKAWDEPALAVALVAQGWILLVLHAIPEAHLCLRKPLSAAPPDFFESTVPRPPPNFGEERPGRPHRPFADNQAFAMEEQSATLRGTYRSNQGSLRPGIPFRGHVYQPTEMALVMNGGAMPTAPINYTGRQLW from the exons ATGGCCGTCCATGCTGCCGTCTTCTGCCTCGTCTGCCTGATCAGCTGTGGctcatcatcgtcgtcgtcgtcgtcctcctcccacGTCCCACCTCCTCCGAGGGGGTGTGGCGTGGACGTGGACCCTCCCTACAGAGTGCTCTGTGACCTGGACTCTGTGTGGGGGGTGGTCCTGGAGGCGGTGGCTTGCGGCGGGGTGCTGACCTCCCTGGTCCTCTCCGTGGTGCTCATGGTGAAGCTGCGCTGGATCTGTGACACGGACAGGCGCTCGGGCATgggcccgctgctgctgctcctgatCACCCTCACCGGCCTGTTCTCCCTCTCGCTGGCCTACCTGGTGGGGAAGAACCAGGCCCTCTGCGTGGTGCGCAGGGCGCTGTGGGGGCCTCTCTTTGCACTCTGCTTCTCCTGCCTGCTGGTCCAAGGCCTGAGGCTCAGGAAGCTGGTGGCCGGCAAGGCCAGCCCGGCGGGCCGATCCCTGGCCGGGCTGGGGGCGGCGATCGCCCTGGTTCAGGGGATCATCTCTGGGGAGTGGGTGCTGCTCACCGTGGTCAGGGAGGGCCACCCGGCCTGTGACTATCCCCCGGTGGACTTTGCTCTGACGTGCGTGTACAccctgggcctgctgctggtggccaTGGGGCTGTCCCTGGGGGTGGTGCTGTGCGGAGGGGAGATGGAGCCCAGTGGGCGGGAGGAAGCGGACAGAATCGCCGAGGACGAAAAAAAGAGATGGAGGTGCAACGGCGTTTGGCTTTTCCTCTCCTGCCTGGCGTCGGCGCTGCTTTGGGTCGCCTGGCTGGGGTTCTATCTCTACGGCAACCCGGCGCTGAGGGCCAGGGGGAGAGCGGAGCGGTCCGGGTCCGGGGGACGGAAGGGGGGCTCCAAGGCGTGGGACGAGCCGGCGCTGGCGGTGGCTCTGGTGGCACAGGGCTGGATCCTGCTGGTGCTCCACGCCATCCCAGAAGCCCACTTGTGCTTGCGGAAGCCGCTGTCGGCGGCCCCCCCGGACTTCTTCGAAAGCACCGTGCCTCGCCCGCCGCCCAACTTCGGGGAGGAGCGGCCTGGCCGTCCGCATCGGCCCTTCGCAGACAACCAGGCCTTCGCCATGGAAGAACAAAGTGCAA CGCTGAGAGGAACCTACCGCAGCAACCAAGGGAGTCTTCGTCCTGGGATCCCCTTCAGGGGTCACGTGTACCAACCTACTGAGATGGCTCTCGTCATGAACGGTGGAGCG ATGCCTACAGCCCCAATCAACTACACTGGCAGACAGCTGTGGTGA
- the knop1 gene encoding lysine-rich nucleolar protein 1 — MVTLDMVKGDMAEADERREKETLAKEKKQKGRKNKDAAGCEDDKSFKTAKKKKDEVTKEGSLNTEKKKTMKKKRELEDQEEPSGKKKKDEVTKEGSLNTEKKKTMKKKRELEDQEEPSGKKQKKLKKTNHKSVQSKAEEEEVLATKKIKSKKVKAQNPSEVINIDESEEEEVVVMKKTTKKNKTGSKTSVTKTIACEEESQGVDQKAKKSRAHLEMGKDTLETVHKKKGKQEETKPIKGKKGSSSVVVVEEDGPKPKKKKEIKGGKREVSLKVEVAQEVSVVDDKQQKSKKKKNAKVDKQTAVKDMAQNTETFVFVASDSKGKVKGGMKGAPEEIKRKAKKEEVEVSVDKEEKKKKRRKKIKLEEEAPQPPPEGTPHKDVVFLSEKTGNRDEVTINQERRLALQMDIDKESHPPTKPLGFGQWGTAQFESTDKQQKFLRLMGGFKKEGNNASPSGPCGARSNMALAGEKQQDLQQALLGEFERAQSRRVDFSARGAGLGFSSAPPSKKFSIDANASRSVRFDD; from the exons ATGGTAACCCTAGACATGGTGAAAGGCGACATGGCAGAAGCGGATGAACGACGTGAAAAAGAGACGCTGGCGAAGGAGAAGAAACAGAAAGGTCGGAAAAACAAAGATGCAGCCGGCTGTGAGGACGATAAGAGCTTCAAGACGGCTAAGAAAAAGAAGGATGAGGTAACCAAGGAAGGTTCTCTAAacacagagaagaagaagacgatgaAGAAGAAAAGGGAGCTTGAAGACCAGGAAGAACCTTCtggaaagaaaaagaaggatGAGGTAACCAAGGAAGGTTCTCTAAacacagagaagaagaagacgatgaAGAAGAAAAGGGAGCTTGAAGACCAGGAAGAACCTTCTGgaaagaagcagaagaagctcAAGAAAACCAACCACAAATCGGTTCAGTCCAaagcagaggaagaagaagtgtTGGCTACGAAAAAGATCAAGTCTAAAAAGGTCAAGGCCCAGAATCCAAGTGAGGTGATAAATATAGACgaaagtgaggaggaggaggtcgttgtGATGAAGAAGACGACAAAGAAGAACAAGACGGGATCTAAAACATCTGTGACCAAGACGATAGCCTGTGAGGAAGAATCCCAGGGGGTCGATCAGAAGGCCAAGAAGAGTAGAGCGCATTTAGAAATGGGCAAGGACACGCTCGAAACTGTCCATAAGAAGAAAGGAAAGCAGGAGGAAACCAAGCCTATCAAAGGGAAGAAAGGGTCCAGTAGTGTTGTGGTCGTGGAGGAAGATGGTCCAAAGCCaaagaagaaaaaggaaataaagGGGGGGAAAAGAGAGGTTTCCCTGAAGGTCGAGGTAGCCCAGGAGGTGAGCGTCGTCGACGATAAGCAGCAGaagagtaaaaaaaagaaaaatgctaAGGTAGACAAACAGACGGCCGTCAAGGATATGGCACAGAATACGGAGACGTTTGTCTTTGTGGCCTCTGACTCGAAGGGCAAAGTAAAGGGGGGTATGAAGGGAGCTCCAGAAGAAATCAAAAGGAAGGCAAAGAAGGAGGAGGTAGAAGTCAGTGTggacaaggaggagaagaagaagaagaggagaaagaagaTCAAattggaggaggaggcccctCAGCCACCCCCAGAG GGGACCCCCCACAAGGATGTGGTGTTCTTGTCGGAAAAAACTGGAAACAGGGACGAGGTGACCATTAATCAG GAAAGAAGACTGGCTCTACAGATGGACATCGACAAAGAATCCCATCCCCCAACGAAACCTTTG GGCTTTGGCCAGTGGGGCACGGCTCAGTTCGAGAGCACTGACAAACAGCAGAAGTTTCTGCGGTTGATGGGCGGTTTCAAGAAGGAGGGCAACAATGCTAGTCCCAGCGGGCCCTGCGGCGCGCGGTCCAACATGGCCCTGGCTGGGGAGAAGCAGCAGGATTTGCAGCAGGCCCTTCTGGGGGAGTTTGAGCGTGCGCAGTCGAGACGGGTGGATTTTAGCGCCAGAGGTGCAGGACTCGGTTTTTCTTCCGCGCCACCCAGCAAGAAGTTTTCCATAGACGCCAATGCAAGTCGATCGGTCCGCTTCGACGATTGA
- the pgam1b gene encoding phosphoglycerate mutase 1b, protein MAAYKLVLIRHGESVWNQENRFCGWFDADLSETGVHEAKRGGEALKDAGYEFDVCYTSVLKRAIRTLWHVLDGIDQMWLPVHRTWRLNERHYGGLTGLNKAETAAKHGEAQVKIWRRSFDTPPPPMDEGHDFYSKISQDRRYGDLTEDQLPTCESLKDTIARALPFWNEEIVPQIKKGKRVLIAAHGNSLRGIVKHLEGMSEEAIMELNLPTGIPILYELDKNLKPVGPMQFLGDDETVRKAMEAVAAQGKAKK, encoded by the exons ATGGCCGCATACAAGCTGGTTCTGATCCGCCATGGAGAGAGCGTCTGGAATCAGGAGAACCGCTTTTGCGGATGGTTCGACGCAGACCTCAGTGAAACCGGGGTACATGAAGCCaagcgaggaggagaggcttTGAAAG ATGCGGGCTATGAGTTTGACGTGTGCTACACCTCTGTGCTGAAGCGGGCCATCCGGACGCTGTGGCATGTCCTGGACGGCATCGACCAGATGTGGCTGCCAGTCCACCGGACCTGGCGCCTCAATGAGCGCCACTACGGCGGTCTAACCGGGCTCAACAAGGCCGAGACGGCCGCCAAGCACGGAGAGGCCCAGGTCAAGATCTGGAGGCGCTCCTTTGAcaccccgcccccacccatGGACGAGGGCCACGACTTCTATAGCAAAATCAGCCAG GATCGTCGCTACGGTGATCTGACGGAGGACCAGCTCCCCACCTGTGAGAGCCTCAAGGACACCAtcgctcgcgctctgcccttCTGGAACGAAGAGATCGTCCCCCAGATCAAGAAGGGCAAGAGGGTTCTGATCGCCGCCCATGGCAACAGTCTCCGAGGGATCGTCAAGCATCTTGAGG GTATGTCAGAGGAAGCCATAATGGAGCTCAACCTGCCCACCGGCATCCCCATCCTGTATGAGCTGGACAAAAACCTGAAGCCTGTGGGGCCCATGCAGTTCCTGGGAGACGACGAGACCGTCAGGAAGGCCATGGAGGCGGTCGCCGCTCAGGGCAAAGCCAAGAAGTAG
- the pi4k2a gene encoding phosphatidylinositol 4-kinase type 2-alpha isoform X2 — MDETSPLVSPLRDSNEFNYCPTEPTSPRGSLGSTPGSVVRIPPGSPGRSRERQPLLDRDRGGSPREPHKNDFPEDPEFREIIRNTERAIDEGIYPERIYQGSSGSYFVKDTQGKIIGVFKPKNEEPYGQLNPKWTKWLQKLCCPCCFGRDCLVLNQGYLSEAGASLVDQKLELNIVPRTKVVYLASETFNYSAIDRVKSRGKKLALEKVPKVGQRFHRIGLPPKVGSFQVFVDSYKDADFWLRRFEADPLPENTNRLLQLQFERLVVLDYIIRNTDRGNDNWLLKYDCPMDSVGNRDTDWVVVKDAIIMLAAIDNGLAFPLKHPDSWRAYPFYWAWLSQAKVPFSQEIRELVLPKLSDPNFIKDLEEDLYELFKKDPGFDRGQFHKQVAVMRGQILNLCQALKDGKSPLQLVQMPPVMVETARAPQRANSESYTQSFQSRRPFFTWW, encoded by the exons ATGGACGAGACAAGTCCACTCGTCTCTCCTCTTCGTGACTCAAATGAATTCAACTACTGTCCAACAGAGCCCACCAGTCCTCGGGGTTCCTTAGGAAGTACGCCGGGATCTGTTGTGCGCATTCCGCCTGGAAGTCCCGGGCGCAGCCGAGAGAGACAGCCGCTACTTGACCGAGACCGCGGTGGTTCCCCTCGTGAACCACACAAAAACGATTTTCCAGAGGACCCTGAATTCAGAGAAATAATACGAAATACTGAACGTGCAATTGACGAGGGGATATATCCAGAACGAATATATCAGGGATCAAGTGGGAGTTATTTCGTTAAAGATACCCAAGGG AAGATCATCGGTGTGTTCAAACCTAAGAACGAGGAGCCCTATGGACAGCTGAACCCCAAATGGACCAAATGGCTGCAGAAACTTTGCTGCCCCTGCTGTTTTGGCCGGGACTGTTTGGTCCTCAACCAGGGCTACCTTTCTGAAGCAGGGGCCAGCCTGGTTGACCAGAAACTAGAGCTCAACATTGTTCCTAGGACCAAG GTGGTCTACTTGGCCAGTGAAACGTTTAACTACAGTGCCATAGACAGAGTCAAATCCCGGGGAAAGAAATTGGCCCTAGAGAAGGTGCCTAAAGTTGGACAGCGCTTCCACAGGATTGGACTGCCACCCAAG GTCGGCTCTTTCCAGGTTTTCGTGGACAGCTACAAGGACGCAGACTTCTGGCTGCGGAGGTTTGAAGCCGATCCCCTGCCTGAGAACACTAACCGTCTGCTGCAGCTGCAGTTTGAGCGGCTGGTCGTCCTTGACTACATCATCCGAAACACAG ATAGGGGAAACGACAACTGGCTGCTGAAGTATGACTGCCCAATGGACTCTGTCGGTAATAGG GACACAGATTGGGTGGTGGTCAAGGACGCCATCATCATGCTGGCCGCCATAGACAACGGCCTCGCCTTCCCCTTAAAACACCCCGACTCCTGGAGAGCCT ACCCCTTCTACTGGGCATGGCTTTCCCAGGCCAAGGTTCCCTTCTCACAGGAGATCAGAGAACTGGTTCTGCCAAAGCTTTCTGACCCCAACTTCATCAAAGACCTGGAGGAGGATCTATACGAGTTGTTCAAG aaAGATCCAGGTTTTGACAGAGGACAGTTCCACAAGCAAGTCGCCGTAATGAGGGGCCAG ATCCTCAATCTGTGTCAGGCGCTGAAGGACGGCAAAAGCCCCCTCCAGCTGGTCCAGATGCCCCCGGTGATGGTGGAGACGGCACGGGCGCCCCAGAGAGCCAACAGCGAGTCATACACACAGAGCTTCCAGAGCAGGAGGCCCTTCTTCACCTGGTGGTGA
- the exosc1 gene encoding exosome complex component CSL4 encodes MSPMKLCVPGDKLCSTDDCIPGTGVYMRHGYIFSSLAGYVLKKNEGEELPVISVVRETETQLLPDVGAIVTCKVTSINPRFAKVHILYVGSTPLKDRFRGTIRKEDVRATEKDKVETYKSFRPGDIVLAKVISLGDVQSNYLLTTAENELGVVVAHSEAGAQMVPINWCEMQCPRTHTKEFRKVARVQPEYLHA; translated from the exons ATGTCGCCCATGAAgctgtgtgttccag GTGACAAGCTTTGCAGCACAGATGACTGCATACCCGGTACAGGCGTGTACATGCGTCACGGTTACATATTTTCTTCACTAGCTGGCTATGTGCTGAAAAAAAACGAAGGCGAAGAG TTACCTGTGATCTCAGTGGTGAGGGAAACAGAAACGCAGCTACTGCCAGACGTAGGAGCCATAGTCACCTGTAAG GTAACCAGCATCAATCCCCGGTTCGCGAAGGTTCATATACTCTACGTGGGCTCCACACCACTGAAAGACCGCTTCAGAGGCACTATCAG AAAAGAAGATGTGCGCGCAACAGAAAAAGATAAG GTGGAGACTTACAAAAGCTTCAGACCTGGAGACATTGTGCTGGCCAAAGTG ATCTCCCTGGGGGATGTTCAGTCCAACTATCTGTTGACGACAGCAGAGAATGAACTGGGCGTGGTTGTGGCACACAGTGAAGCAG GTGCCCAGATGGTACCCATCAACTGGTGTGAGATGCAGtgtccacgcacgcacaccaaaGAGTTCAGAAAAGTAGCGCGGGTGCAGCCAGAGTATCTGCACGCATGA